In the Anolis sagrei isolate rAnoSag1 chromosome 1, rAnoSag1.mat, whole genome shotgun sequence genome, TCTCCCTAGAAGTCAAGTTGATTAAACTGAGACTGCTCTATTTTGACCATATCATAATAAGACATGGCCCATTAGAAAAGGGAATGATGCCTGGGGAGGCAGAAGGCAATaaggaaagaggaagaccatGTTACAGTGGACAGATTCAAAGAAGCCAccgccctgagtctgcaaggccTGAACAGGGTGACTCAGAGGACTCTTGTTCATAAAGTCACCATAGATTTTTACTTGACAGCGGTTAACAAGAAACAATGAAAGATTATGATACAACAAATTTGGTAAATTGGAGGCAATGGAATGCCATTGAAGATTGCAACTCAATTAGACCTTGCAACGAATGGCATTAATAAGCTTCTAACCTCAAACTGCAATTAGCAAAGGTTGAAAGTATCTTAGCATCCAGGAAGGTTCTTTCCTTCCACATTACAAGGAACATTTCTCCTAATCAAAGATTTAAAATTCACTATATAGAAACAATAAAATTCGTCACTGACAGTGGAAGATAAATATCTGAGCAATGGTTCTATAATGCAGCAGTTTTTTCCTTAACCATTAAACATCAAACATAAAGCAATCTACAGTCTGACTAAGCTTCATTTCTATAAGGAACCCGCGGTAGCggaatgggttaaagccttgtgctggcaggactgctgactgataggtcagtggttcgaattcggggacaGCGAactgagctccctttgtcagttccagctcccaatccacagacatgagagaagcctcccacaagcatggtaaacatcaaacatcccagCGTCTCCTagacaacatctttgcagacagtcaattctctcacaccagaagcaacttgcagtttctcaagtcactcctgacactccTTATCAAATTTGAAATTTCCAGGGATCATGAAAGGCACTGTGACAAGACAGACAGCATTATCATGGAACGTTGTTCAAGACAAGGCTGTATAAGACCACTGACAGCAATAGTCATAAAGAGGGTTTTCAAATTCAATTATTTCCAAACCAACTTGCATGACTCCCATTTGAAAATTCAAATGACTAGCCTGCAACATTGTACACCGTCTCCTATTTCCCAGCTGCCATATTGGAACCAACTTTCCAAACTGGACATCTGTCAGTTCCTCCTTGGCTCTTGCCCCAACCACACCATGGCATAGGCAATCTTGTCTGATTCTGGATGGGCCAGACCTGGGTAACACTCAGATGGGAGACTATCTCAGAACACTATGGATTTCCAGGCAGAAAAAATACAGAATTCTGCCTGCATTCCTGAAAAGCTGCTATTAGTCTGATGCAGCATTAGGCAGCTTCTTGTGTTCCTATGAGATATAATGGAGATTATTTGCAAGCGATAGCTTTTTCATGTCTCTAACTACTGCAATGTGTTTGTAATAAGATACCTTCATCTTCATCCTCATCCTCGCTGGATTCACTGACGTGTACACTGACTGCTGTATTAGGGGAGTCTGTCCATTCAAAATATACCCCAAAACCAATGTCATAATTGTCTGTAGCAAACTCCCAGAAGAGATAAGAGCCTTCTTCATGTGTTGGTACACGAACTGTCACTACTTCTCCTCTGCCAACTGTGATCACAGAGTCTGCATCCTGGCGAATCTTCTCCTTGAAGTCTGATATCTGCGGCCTCGTCCACATGGAGGGTGCTGCTATGACTGGAACAGATTCTAGAAAGGAAGACAGGGCAAAGAAAGTGCACAAGCTCAGCAATTTATATCTGGACATACAATCAGTCTTGGTGTACAGactaagaaacaagaagaaacccCCAACAATGCAGAAATCTCTCTTCTAAAAACATTTACAGGTAGTCCCTGGGGTTATGAACAaatggtttgttcttaagctgaattgtCATTTAAattggaacaggcacatttttaaagtgtaactccaggtcCCATTTTTAGGAATAGGGAAGGTTAACATTTCTGTattgcttgttttgctgtctgttcagaagatttcgcctcactttctgtccatatGACAGTTGGaatttgaaaattttgggttgccctggaaactaggattggtgctaaagcttcagtgaaaacactttttcccatgataagttttacaggagtgaatttcccttccgaaggGTAAATTTCCTCtcgtatcataataataatataataaatctttatttatatctcgcttttCTTCCTcacgggactcaaagcagcttacaacatattaaaataatgtaaacaagaATCCAAATAGATcgataataagtataaaacatcataaaataacaatttaaaacaacaataatatacatttacATTTACTCATGGACTGCCTGTGTTGCCATTTTCAATGAGACCCACAGGAAAAAATGCTGATGCTTCAAAAATTCCCCAGGTTTTAAGTCAGATCAGGACTGGTTTAAGAGTAATAGTGTATTACCTTAAACTAGAAGCAAATGGAAAGACTACTACTTCTTTTTTCCCTCTagagctttcttttctttctgcttaTGACAGACTTCAACCCTAAGGACATTTCACTGTAAAGCATACCATGCAACATCAAGGGGCCACTCTGCCTGATCTTCTATTACAAACTGAAAATGACTGGAAGATCACCCTAAGCTTTCTGAAAATATTATGAACATGTTTCATACTTCTCATTGTAATTtttcaagtggtcatctgtgaactcATACAAATGGAGTTATCTGCACATGTGCAGCACATCATTTGGAAGATTCTTACGTAAACGttttggcagctgtatccatggaACTGACGATATAGGCAGGAAGGGTGCTGTATATTGGTCCTGAGGGTGGACACCCACTCTTAGGGCTGCTAAATCCTCAGTTCCATGGGTGATGCTGACATATCCCACAATCTAAGGACAGGCAAGAGATAAAGAGGAGAGGATATGAAAGGTGTCTTAAGAACAGCCTTTACCGAAGGCTAAAAGATATAGGAGAAGAAACCAACTGCTGTGGCATGCCAGACCAATACCATTGATACTTATTAGATTAGGCTGTTTAAGAAGCCTGTTCTTCCCAGCTTGGTGGCAGCCAACAAGGCACCTTAAGACACAAGTCCCAATTCTGCCTGGTCTGAGGCGTAAAATCCTGGCAGTGAGGACATGAACCAACTTTGTGATCTTCATCTAAACTTGAAGTGCCTGAATTTTATTGGGATCCAACCTCACTGCCCAAGCCTCCAGCAAGGAGAAGTTAGCATTAAAATAGTCCTGGGAAAAATGCAAAGGATGTATAGGAAGACTTCATGGGGAGGCATCATTTCACTCCCTACTCTAAAAAGTTAAGCACCAGATAACTACAGATTCACATAGAAGAGAAAACAGTTTAAGGGTTTGATCTAGCAAAAAGGaatgtgcatttaagtaaagtgatcagatctaatttgtcaaatagtcactgttgtatgtttttgtgttgaatgtttttatattgtgtaaatgctattttaaattgtaagtcgctcggagcaccttggtggagagcgactaattaagaaataaagtgaagtgaagtgaattcTAGTTGTTATCCACGGCAGAAGAAACAGCCAATAAAGAGTCCAGTCAGTATCAACATGCAAGCAGTTTTCCATCATCATCTTGTTCAGGAATGTTTGCTCATACCTTTTGGTCCATTCTCTAATGCTTCTTCTACAGTATCTGTTTCCAGGTCTTTTTCTGGGCTCTCTGTGTGAGGACTAGCTTGTCCATTTACTGATGGGATTTCTCCTGTGACCGCAGAGTTGGCCTTTGACATGGAAGTAACTGAAGCTCCTGCTGTGGCTGCTGCTTCCTGCTGTTTTTGCAAAGCTGCCTACAAATAAATACAGGACATAAGGACAATGAAAGACGGGACATAAGGGACATACAGGACATAAAGACAATGAAACAGGAATTACATATGAAATAAATATTATAGGCGGGCAGCATATCAGAATCTACATAAAACCTAATGCGGTTTTATGGCTAAATGAGGATTTGAATCAGAGTCTCTAATAACCGCCACAATTTGACTTTCAGTATTTACagcaaatattaatattaaattatgTATCTCCATGGATTGGGCAAAGGAACAGAAAAGAAGCTCTGTAGGAGGTAGAAGATTTTAGAATAACACTTAGCCAAATTAGCACATACAGACATTTTAACTTATATTCTTAATTCCTTGTGAAAGGATGAAAGACAGAAAAACAGGGGATTTGTTTAACAAAAAAGAATGTTAATATAGAGACATGTTTTTACCCTTCTCTTCATGACAGACTGCAATACAGGCTTGTTCTGTTACTGATGCCTGAGCTGAAAACTGAGCATCTATCTTCCCAATAGCTGCCTTGACAACAGAGTGGGTTATACCTGTTGTTGTGCAAGCTGGACCTGATAAAGTTGTTGCATGTACTGTTGATAGTGTTGTTCCTGGAGCTGACGAATTAGGATCTGCTGTTGCTCATAGTTGCCCGGATACTGCTGGGCAGCATATTGTTGGAACTGAACAGCTGTCTGGGAGTTCAGTGCTGCCATTATCTGTTGCCTAGATGAAGAACAAATTGCCTTGATAAATTATGCTTCAGGCATCTGAGGACACCTCTGAATTACTCTGTAGGCATTTGAGACCATCAGCTGGCATCAAATATAGCAACCTAATTGCCCCTAAACCAACAAGCTTGctataataataaagatatacaatgtgttgtcgaaggctttcatggctgaaatcacagggttgctgtgagttttccaggctgtatggccaaacatgaatcgaggaacatgaaaggcactgcagattaactcaactagagaagtcagccatagcagagcacttgatgaaccaacttagacacagcatattatttgagaacacagaaatgctgaccactctaacaaccaccatgttagactacacagagaagccactgaaatccataagcatgtggacagtttcaacagaaaggaggaaaccatgaaaacgaacaaaatctggctaccagtatttttttaaaaactctctaaaatcaggacagtaaataaagagaaacactctaaaaggggggaggggataccagacaagaaacaatcagggctagctaaacaactctcaacaaaggagtctcccaggcagcaaccagccaggttttgaagctgcaaggccattaaatgcttatctaggtggccaattgcaacattcacacttgcctccaacagacaagagttctttctcccaccctggacattccacagatatataaacctcccttgtctagtttccaatataccttacaatctctgaggatgcctgccatagatgtgggcgaaacatcaggagagagtgtttctggaacatggccatatagcccagaaaactcacagcaacccaaagataTAAAATATCCAGCCTTTCCTTCTGAAATATAATAGTATAGGAGAAAAGTGGCTGCAGTATTTACTCATGTACAGGTGATGCCTTACTTCTGTTGTTCCATGCGGAATCTTTCTTCTTCTATTCTCcgcctctcctcttcttcccgtctcagcctctcttcctcttctcgccttcgcctttcttcttctttttgcaaTCGTTCTCGTTCTTCCTCTTCACGTTGTCTccgttcttcctcttccctcctgaaACAGCCACATTTATCAGAGTATTTGTTGTGCTATGATTTTTCTGTGTCCGTCCTTCATAATTGATTAGCAGTTGAGAAACAGATGATTTCTCCATCTCTCTACAGACCTGTCTCTGGATATGCTAATAATGAAGGCAATCAAATAAGAAGCAGTCATATTATTTGTGGTGGCATACTGTAACAAAAGCCTTTATAGGTCACTACTTCAAAGTATAATCAATTGTACTTTGACTGTATTTTGAGGGACTTAATCTGGGGTAAGCACAAATAGGTTTGCACTGTAAAGTAGAAGGTGATTTCGAGTAGCACAGAGAAGGTTTAAGAGATCTCTTCCAAAAGAAATACTGTACACAAAATGATTATTATTTACTTCTTTCCACCAGGGGTTAGAATCATGTGGTTCTCCAAATACTAATGGATTGCAGGTCCCAGTAGCACTAGCCAGTAGAACCGAAGACCACATGATTCCTTCACTTGCTTcatataaaaaaaaaattaaaatgttaaaaaagctATTCCCCACAGAAGAGAGTAAGTGAAGGATGCCACCAGTGTACAAGCATAGAGTCACATTTGACAGGAAACATAAGGACACAGTTCAATTTTTAAGCAAGAATCCAAGTTCTGTGACACAGAATAAGATAATATATCAAACAGATATGCAAAAGATGAATGTTTGAATGCAAAAGTTATCCTACTTGGATAAGATTCCTGTATGAGTAAAATATGTACGTGCCACCTCAACCAATGTCCATGTTTTCCAGAAACACTAAGATTTTCAAAACAAGAAAGCATGTTTCCAAAGACAGGAAAAAATTATGGCACCACATCCAACAGATTCACATTAAAAGtcttaaaaagcaattaaaaatgaagggactttAAAGACCGTCAGGACACAGTGCATTACATGCTGCCCATCTCACTTTTAGGGCTGCTCACCTTTTTTTCTCCTGTTCTTCTCTCTCTATTTTATGGGAAGTAACATATGTGGAAAAGAGCTGGCAGCACTTATTTAAGAGCTTGACAAACTCTGTCATGGCATCCTGTTTTGTCATGTTTCCAAGGGCAGCCCATTCTTTCCTATAAGGAGGAAATAAGCAAACATTTTTCTACTGAGCTAGCCATATAAAGAGAGAACGTGTTTACAAGCCTAcacatttaatgccattttagTATTTagcttttgtatgtttttaattgtaatgtattttaagtaTAAGCAGCTTCGAATCTCAACTCTGTCAGAAAATCAGGGAGGgcaaaaataaattataatagcagcagcagcagcaagtatGGGGCTATTACAAAGGATTTCAAAACTAAAGAATCTCAATTTAAGCAAATGAAAGAGAACACAACATAAAGAGACAAATACT is a window encoding:
- the ACBD3 gene encoding Golgi resident protein GCP60, producing the protein MAAAAALSSERLEVSIDGLTLSPDSEEAPRGAQAQPRRPLPALVAGDGEEVEEQGEEEAPAEEEPEREACEEEEEDEEEEECGDRGARSLERCWGFGLEELYGLALRFFKEKDGKAFHPTYEEKLRLVALHKQVLLGPYNPDTCPEVGFFDVLGNDRRKEWAALGNMTKQDAMTEFVKLLNKCCQLFSTYVTSHKIEREEQEKKRREEEERRQREEEERERLQKEEERRRREEEERLRREEEERRRIEEERFRMEQQKQQIMAALNSQTAVQFQQYAAQQYPGNYEQQQILIRQLQEQHYQQYMQQLYQVQLAQQQAALQKQQEAAATAGASVTSMSKANSAVTGEIPSVNGQASPHTESPEKDLETDTVEEALENGPKESVPVIAAPSMWTRPQISDFKEKIRQDADSVITVGRGEVVTVRVPTHEEGSYLFWEFATDNYDIGFGVYFEWTDSPNTAVSVHVSESSEDEDEDEENANSEEKAKKNANKPQLDEIVPVYRRDCHEEVYAGSHQYPGKGVYLLKFDNSYSLWRSKTVYYRVYYTR